Part of the Vigna angularis cultivar LongXiaoDou No.4 chromosome 1, ASM1680809v1, whole genome shotgun sequence genome, ACTATATAGTACCACTCATTTTAACTTGTTTTGCCAAAAACACACTGATTGAAAGTCTGCTctgttaattttgttaatttatttttcattattttattttattttatataatatgtaaatattttataaattaacgtgattgattaaataaatttaaaaaattataaattattaataagtaaattttaaatccaactcaaattcacataatcaaaatcaACTTTAATTAAGGTTtgtgtatttattataaattaattttatttttaattgataaaaatttctaatatattttctcacactatatatatatatatatatatatatatatatatatatatatatatatatatatatatatatatatatatatcaagtgAGATGATACATTAATAAGTAGTTTAATATTAtgtgaaataataaattataaaataacaaattttaagtctaacttaattaaatgaaaatttgtatttagttatataattatataatgtaaattaaCTTTATGTGTAGTGTATATTATTGcatattcattatatatatacttttaatcaTTATTGCATAGTTATTACATATACTTCTAACCATTATTACATATACTTCTAAccattattgtatatttatgtgtttcaaataatataataaaaatttaacttttaattttaaaagaaatagttgATAAATAAGTTGGTTCCACCTCTAACTTACCAACTTTGTAAATCAAATGAGATGAACAAAAACTAATTAGTAAACTAAAATACCAACTCAACTTGTTATCTAATTTGCATTAACTTTAGATAATTGTTTGTTTAAAAGTAtccttatttatgttttaaaaatgtttatgttaGTACTTttgaattaaacattttaattaggTTAACTAATAGACAAATAAACtctctaaatttatttaatattctgtttaaaaaaaagaagttagcatcttttaaagataaaatattatattaaggcttttaaaatctaaaatgttGGAAAgtaaaatcacaaaaacatacaaaattaaaagtaacatttaatctaaaaaatatggACGACtgtaatttatagttttttaatataaggattaaaatacaaattttcgatataaaaacataaataattataggattaaataaataatttttttttaaaatgttaaataaagtACTAAGGTGATACTAATGCAAACGGCCTTAAATCAAAACTTCAATCTTGAAATTAGAAATTTCTGTTAAAATTCTTCTTAAATCCCCTTTATGATTTTCTGAAAGAGAGGGATCAAAAGCTATgataaaaaagggaaaaaagtcAACAGATCCAAAATCAAAATTCATGTAATTATAGAGTAATTAAAGAAGTTTGGTATTTGGATCACGTAGAGACAActacaaaataacaaaacaaaagaaatgctGTCATGTTGAATAGATTAGCAGAATGAGTTGACCATTACTCATTCACAGAATTTGGAAGTGGCATTCTGAACCAAACAAACAACGTTCTTTCTTCCCTCTCACTATCCCAACGagaataaaaatttgatttttaatccGTTTCTATTTCACCAGCACCTTCTACTTCTTGTTCTGACGAAGGGAAAGATGGCGATGTTATGTTGCTGATTTGTGAAAAATTTATTGGTAAAGATGGCGTGGAGAAAAGGGTGTGAAGAAGTGGCCAATTCGAAGCCTCTGTTCCTCACGATCTACACTGTTGTCATCGTTGGCATCGTGGTTTCCTCCTTCTACGTCTTCTCTTCTATATACTCCAGCAACCCATCTGCTGCTCAATCTTCTGCATGGCTCTCTTCAATTTCGAGTATGTGTTTCCGTAAAAATCACGCCTTTTCTTGTTCTACACTagttttagtttcattttcaaATGCTCATTTAAACTATAATCGCTGTTATTGCTTAGATAtgatatttacatttttatgttaCAGTAGAGAAAGGTAGTGGTGGTGGGATGTTAGAATGTGTTTGGGTTTTGGAGCATCAGATAAATCCTTAAATCTAAGCTTGTTCTTCTGGAAGTACATAATTCCTGTTAGAATAGTAAAGTTGAGATACATGTTTTGGTTATGTGAGATGTGAATTCTATTGGCAGTTTAATGGTAGTGCCTGTGTAGGACACGTTTTATGTATTTAAAGCCGTGATTTCTTCTATTATATGTGTGTGCTAGATAAATTGAAACCTAGTTGATAATGGCTTTGCAGGTGAGGATACTCGTGTTACGGATCAAACACAAAATGTTTCTCGGTCAGCTACGGTGCCTATTGTGCCCACGCCTTTCTCAGGGGCACAAAATGAAAGGCCAAGGTCTATATGGGATATTCCACCGACCAATAAAAGGATGCCACCATTGTCAGATTTCCGGCTGACGAAGGCGCTGGTTCAGCAAAGGGTGAAAGATAATGTGGTAATTGTGACCTTTGGAAACTACGCGTTCATGGATTTTATTCTGACGTGGGTTAAACAATTGAGAAATCTGGAAGTTTCTAATTTTCTTGTTGGTGAGCAGCTATGTTTAAGCCTTGTTTTTTCTGTCTTGTAAATGCACTGGTGATGTCTTGATACAAACGCATTTCCACTATTTTGTACCATTGATTGTTTGAGTTTTGAAACCTGCTGCTTAGGTGCAATGGATACCAAATTATTGGAGGCACTGTATTGGAAAGGGATACCGGTTTTTGACATGGGCAGCCATATGAGCACAGTAGATGTTGGATGGGGGTCTCCAACATTTCACAAAATGGGGAGAGAAAAAGTTATTCTGATCGACTCAATTCTTCCTTTTGGATTCGAGCTGTTGATGTGTGATACTGACATGGTTTGGTTGAAGGTgacattcatttttatatatattctttcatgagtcaatttgttttaattataataatggtTCATATTCTAGCTTAGATTTTGATTAATGATCCAAGATAAGCCGtaaatttctattatttatgACACTTTCATTCTCCATAGTGAATGAAATATAGTTATCAGAGATTTTGTTCAGTTTCTTGTGGAGCTGGCTTACggtatttaaattcaataattccCATAGCATCATTTGCTTTTACCATCTACCTCTATTTTTCCAtgtaattattatgttttcttaTAACCTTTTAGATTCATTAAGCACAATCATCTTTTACAATATCTCCAAGCCaatgatgtgattgttgtaATTTATTCCCATTACGTATGTTCAATTGTGTTATTGTTAAACAGAACCCACTTCCATATCTTGCTCGTTATCCAGAAGCAGACATTTTGACTTCAAGTGATCAAGTTATACCAACAGTTGTTGATGATAGTTTGGAAGTTTGGCAAGAAGGTGAATATTAACTTACTGCCATTATTTCTACTGTAGTTATGTTGTTTCTAACTATGTTTAATGGTGTCGTGTGCTCTATATTGCCGACCTCACCTGGTGGATAAtgctttattgtttttgttgtatTGATCATGTAACCAAGCATTTGCCAGTAAAATGGCATCTATAGACAtacaaattattcttttttgaTTGATAGTCAccttttatttcaataaaaacagTTCTGAGGCATCACTTTAGACATTAGAGTGCCTTGTTTTTCATAAGTTTGGCATGGCTTTAGATTTGAAGTAAGCAAATTGAATTTAACACAACTATTGACAAGTCACAACATGGATTCTTTCCCCTTGTTATTGTTATTGGTCTTTCCTGTTCATAAAGATAAAATCATTTTGATGGAAGCTCACGTTGTGTAACATGTTCTTCCTCTTAACcaacttataaaattaaattgcatAGTTTGAAGCAAGTTTTTCTCTCCCTGGTTATGTTGTTTTAGAATCAGTGTAACCGATCCTTTGCCCTTACTTATTGCTATTCTCTATCTCTCATGTATTATACATGTTTCACTTGTTATTTTGACTGtgttgatgatatttttatcacttttaataGTTAGTGGTGCCTACAACATTGGAATTTTCCATTGGAGACCAACAGAGTCTGCCAAAAAATTGGCAAAGCAATGGAAGGAAATGCTTCTAGCTGATGACAAGATATGGGATCAGAATGGGTTTAATGATATTCTTCACAAACAGTTAGGTCCATCTGTTGAGGATGAAAGTagacttgtttttgtttttgatggAAAACTGAAGATGGGGATTTTGCCTGCGAGTATCTTCTGTAGTGGACATACATATTTTGTCCAGGTAGGGTTTGTTATGCTAACAATTTTCAACTGTTTGAAGTTCTTAGTTCTGATTTTTTATGTGGTATAGCGTTGTTTTCATCTTCACAACTAAATACATTGAGGAGTCTAGATAGGACTAGAGACAAATTTGTATACCTTTCTATTTAATTTACATATCACGGTTACAGGCTATGTACCAGCAACTAA contains:
- the LOC108319658 gene encoding arabinosyltransferase XEG113: MAWRKGCEEVANSKPLFLTIYTVVIVGIVVSSFYVFSSIYSSNPSAAQSSAWLSSISSEDTRVTDQTQNVSRSATVPIVPTPFSGAQNERPRSIWDIPPTNKRMPPLSDFRLTKALVQQRVKDNVVIVTFGNYAFMDFILTWVKQLRNLEVSNFLVGAMDTKLLEALYWKGIPVFDMGSHMSTVDVGWGSPTFHKMGREKVILIDSILPFGFELLMCDTDMVWLKNPLPYLARYPEADILTSSDQVIPTVVDDSLEVWQEVSGAYNIGIFHWRPTESAKKLAKQWKEMLLADDKIWDQNGFNDILHKQLGPSVEDESRLVFVFDGKLKMGILPASIFCSGHTYFVQAMYQQLRLEPYAVHTTFQYGGTEGKRHRLREAMLFLDPPEYYNPPGGFLSFKPYIPKRLMLSGEHNVESHFTLVNYQIKQIRTALAIASLLNRTLVMPPLWCRIDRLWYGHPGILEGSMTRQPFLCPLDHVFEVNVMLKKLSEEEFGPQIDFREYSILDNPSLPSEVEKSWLDVQLCKEGTEGCDVSNDTTSVGGILKFPKHSNEETFMKVFSSFKDIKVIKFSSVQDAFQGFTDKEREDKFRNRVKRYVGIWCCVPDQSLGHIYYDMYWDEKPGWKAIPPQTSQDDHPPW